ATAGCCGTAGGTGTTGGTGCACTGCTTAAAATATGGTTTATTCTTGGAGGTATATTATGATATATCAGTTGATTTTTGGTTTTTTATCAACGGTTGGATTTGCTATTTTATTCAATTTACCGAAAGACTCAATAATTATATCAGGTTTATCCGGCGCAATATGCTGGGCAGGATATATAATAATGATGTATATATACCCATCTTCAATTGCTGCAACATTCACAGCTGCAGTTTTTATCGGGATAACCGGCGAGATATTTGCACGTAAAAAGAAAAATCCTTCGACAATCTTTATAATACCCGGAATAATACCTTTAGTCCCAGGTGTGTATTCTTATAAAACAATCCTTGCAATAATTCAAGGTAACTATACACAAGCCTTTGAATTTTCCTTACAGACCATCGGTATAGCTCTTGCCATTGCAGCAGGATTAATTTTTGTACTATCCTTTGCACGAATTAAAAAATAGATTAATTCTGCCATACAACCACACTCCAAATTTATTAATTTATTCCTTTTCAGCTTTTATAACTATAAATGACCCTTCGCCAAATCCATATCTTACTGGTTCTTTTTCTGTTATATCCTTGAGTCCTTTAAAAATTGTCTGAGAAAAATTAAAATTTTTAAAACCTGAGTCAGCAAGCAGTTCTACAACCTGTCCCGTGGAATAAAATGTCGCATTTTTATAAAACAAGCTTTTATCTTTATGGGCTTCATAAATTTTACCAAGAAAGCTTTCTCTGTCAACAAATCCTAAAAGTAAAGTTCCATTGTCCTGCAATACTCTATAACACTCTTTAAAAGCCTTGTTTATATCGTCGACAAAACATATGGTTGTTACCATCAATATCATATCAAAGGAACTATCCTTATATGGGAGCTTTTCAGCAATGCCGTCAATAACATTTAATCCGAGTTTTAAGGCAATTTCTCTCATTTTGGAAGATGGTTCAATGCCATTTTTAATATTTAAGGGTACCGCAAACCTCCCTGTTCCAATCCCTACTTCAAGCCCCTTTTTAAATTCCGGCATAAGAAGTCTTATTGCATCTAATTCAGATTCATATGCAAAGCCGTTTTTCTCA
This is a stretch of genomic DNA from Aceticella autotrophica. It encodes these proteins:
- a CDS encoding threonine/serine exporter family protein, whose protein sequence is MIYQLIFGFLSTVGFAILFNLPKDSIIISGLSGAICWAGYIIMMYIYPSSIAATFTAAVFIGITGEIFARKKKNPSTIFIIPGIIPLVPGVYSYKTILAIIQGNYTQAFEFSLQTIGIALAIAAGLIFVLSFARIKK
- a CDS encoding class I SAM-dependent methyltransferase; its protein translation is MAKIEAFENYFMEYEEWFEKNGFAYESELDAIRLLMPEFKKGLEVGIGTGRFAVPLNIKNGIEPSSKMREIALKLGLNVIDGIAEKLPYKDSSFDMILMVTTICFVDDINKAFKECYRVLQDNGTLLLGFVDRESFLGKIYEAHKDKSLFYKNATFYSTGQVVELLADSGFKNFNFSQTIFKGLKDITEKEPVRYGFGEGSFIVIKAEKE